A region from the Mycolicibacterium litorale genome encodes:
- a CDS encoding type 1 glutamine amidotransferase domain-containing protein: MSSHPERTRVVVLAADFFEESELIYPVLRLREEGYSVTVAGVGTAPVRGKSGYGPYPVDVDVADVDPAEVDALVVPGGFAPDLLRRSAAVLDLVGKVDADGKPVAFVCHGAWVGVSAGILKGRRLTSVSAIRDDLRNAGADWVDESVVVDRNLVTAQLPRDLGAWMRALIAVLS, translated from the coding sequence GTGTCCTCACATCCCGAACGCACACGTGTCGTCGTCCTCGCCGCGGATTTCTTCGAAGAATCCGAGCTCATCTATCCCGTGCTGCGGCTACGGGAAGAGGGTTATTCGGTCACGGTCGCGGGCGTGGGGACCGCACCGGTGCGCGGCAAGTCGGGGTACGGCCCCTACCCCGTCGACGTCGACGTCGCCGACGTGGACCCGGCCGAAGTCGACGCGCTCGTCGTGCCGGGTGGATTCGCCCCCGATCTGCTGCGCCGGTCAGCCGCGGTGCTCGACCTGGTCGGCAAGGTCGACGCCGACGGCAAACCCGTGGCGTTCGTCTGCCATGGCGCATGGGTGGGCGTGTCGGCCGGCATTCTGAAAGGCCGCCGGCTGACCAGTGTTTCGGCAATCCGCGACGACCTGCGCAACGCCGGTGCCGACTGGGTGGACGAATCCGTCGTGGTGGACCGCAACCTCGTGACCGCTCAACTCCCCCGCGACCTCGGCGCGTGGATGCGCGCGCTGATCGCTGTCTTGTCCTGA
- a CDS encoding NAD-dependent dehydratase codes for MPPTVLPGAVDWTGDNPFVYLKTDPAGDWSSLSLFFRITTSGHGTGHLILVVTDPYDHDKSAALGLTDNEPLARFLIEDFASHFALFRPTQALKNPTLHTNAVFTQHIGDREWVESATDDTAQTTITLRWQNLDAPFAVHQPKHESGTTRHEMLSVFRPAESGVVELDGVALPGTTVERDFFGRRAQSAAMALSETWVQA; via the coding sequence ATGCCCCCAACAGTGTTGCCCGGTGCCGTCGACTGGACGGGCGACAACCCGTTCGTCTATCTCAAGACCGACCCCGCCGGTGACTGGTCCTCGTTGTCGCTGTTCTTCCGCATCACCACCTCCGGCCATGGCACCGGCCACCTGATCCTGGTGGTGACCGACCCCTATGACCACGACAAGTCGGCAGCGCTCGGGCTGACCGACAACGAACCGCTGGCCCGCTTCCTCATCGAGGACTTCGCGAGCCACTTCGCCCTCTTCCGGCCCACCCAGGCGCTCAAGAACCCGACCCTGCACACCAACGCGGTGTTCACGCAGCACATCGGTGACCGGGAATGGGTGGAGTCGGCCACCGACGACACGGCGCAGACGACGATCACGCTGCGCTGGCAGAACCTGGACGCACCCTTCGCCGTCCACCAGCCCAAACACGAATCCGGCACCACCCGCCACGAGATGCTCAGCGTCTTCCGGCCGGCGGAGTCGGGTGTCGTCGAGCTCGACGGCGTGGCCCTTCCTGGTACGACCGTCGAGCGTGACTTCTTCGGCCGCCGCGCACAATCGGCGGCAATGGCGTTATCGGAAACCTGGGTTCAGGCATGA
- a CDS encoding aromatic ring-hydroxylating oxygenase subunit alpha, giving the protein MKSPIPIAEFDSSDQDTSLAVSLPPDTYTSEEFYRFEFEAVWNHEWICIGRATDITRPGDFFTVTVGDDPLIAVRGRDDQIRVLANVCQHRAMILVEGSGNKRRFQCPYHSWVYGLDGKLQSAPELNNSPCFDKSTVELPTVRSEVWEGFIFVTFDETIPSISQRLAGLSEYLRNWDIASLKSAAPQEFNEYKFNWKLFGDECYHCQFLHSQSWVPMYPTSAEQINFNAPFNDTANGIVGYELISVEEGASPTKTGRVLQPYLPNLTAEQRSKLAYVTIAPNLLIIAMPDKVKYFHWLPGGANTSRFAATWMYPESTLALPNFEAEWKQEVADLSEVMREDEMAWNGTQRGMASRFAPRGRYAPPEDVLVNLNHWLVEKYRVADKQP; this is encoded by the coding sequence ATGAAAAGCCCCATTCCGATCGCGGAATTCGACAGCAGCGACCAGGACACCTCACTGGCGGTGTCACTGCCGCCCGACACTTACACCTCCGAGGAGTTCTACCGCTTCGAGTTCGAGGCGGTGTGGAACCACGAGTGGATCTGCATCGGCCGTGCCACCGACATCACCCGCCCCGGCGACTTCTTCACCGTCACCGTCGGTGACGACCCGCTCATCGCGGTGCGTGGCCGCGACGACCAGATCCGCGTGCTGGCCAACGTCTGCCAGCACCGCGCGATGATCCTCGTCGAAGGCAGCGGTAACAAGCGACGGTTCCAGTGCCCCTACCACTCCTGGGTCTACGGGCTGGACGGCAAGCTGCAGTCCGCCCCGGAGCTGAACAACTCGCCGTGCTTCGACAAGTCGACCGTCGAGTTGCCCACCGTCCGTTCCGAGGTGTGGGAAGGGTTCATCTTCGTCACGTTCGACGAGACGATCCCGTCGATCTCCCAGCGCCTGGCCGGGCTGTCGGAGTACCTGCGCAACTGGGACATCGCGTCACTGAAATCTGCTGCCCCGCAGGAATTCAACGAGTACAAGTTCAACTGGAAGCTGTTCGGTGACGAGTGCTACCACTGCCAGTTCCTGCACTCGCAGTCCTGGGTGCCGATGTATCCCACCTCTGCCGAGCAGATCAACTTCAACGCGCCGTTCAACGACACCGCCAACGGCATCGTCGGTTACGAGCTGATCAGCGTGGAGGAGGGCGCTTCGCCCACCAAGACCGGGCGGGTGCTCCAGCCGTACCTGCCCAACCTCACCGCCGAACAGCGATCCAAGCTGGCGTACGTCACGATCGCGCCGAACCTGCTCATCATCGCCATGCCTGACAAGGTGAAGTACTTCCACTGGCTGCCCGGCGGCGCCAACACCTCGCGCTTCGCCGCGACGTGGATGTACCCCGAATCGACCCTGGCGCTGCCGAATTTCGAAGCCGAATGGAAGCAGGAGGTCGCCGACCTCTCCGAGGTCATGCGCGAAGACGAGATGGCCTGGAACGGTACCCAACGCGGGATGGCGTCGCGGTTCGCGCCACGCGGGCGTTACGCGCCGCCGGAGGACGTGCTGGTCAATCTGAACCATTGGCTGGTGGAGAAGTACCGCGTCGCCGACAAGCAGCCGTGA
- a CDS encoding helix-turn-helix domain-containing protein: MADSQVPVTETALTPPWGARLREAREARQMSLRELSRRLDVSPGHLSQVERDIVAPSISLLYAITSELDVSLDSLFSDSDRADGSAHKGGDPDVPRTPGEGRYVVRSSERQVIEASPGVRWELLTPSTDTPIDFREIVYEPAPRSPNNEAFIRHDGSEFGLILEGRLHVQVEFDTYVLGVGDSIAFDSSRPHRFWNEGPGIARAAWISNATR, translated from the coding sequence GTGGCCGACTCGCAGGTACCCGTTACGGAGACCGCCCTGACGCCCCCGTGGGGAGCACGTCTGCGTGAAGCCCGTGAAGCGCGTCAGATGTCGCTTCGGGAGCTCTCCCGCCGATTGGACGTGTCCCCGGGCCACCTGTCGCAGGTTGAACGCGACATCGTCGCACCGTCGATCAGCCTGCTGTACGCGATCACCTCTGAGCTCGACGTATCGCTCGACTCATTGTTCAGCGACAGCGATCGCGCCGATGGATCGGCTCACAAGGGCGGTGATCCGGATGTCCCACGCACGCCCGGCGAGGGTCGCTACGTGGTCAGATCCAGTGAGCGGCAGGTCATCGAAGCCAGCCCGGGTGTGCGCTGGGAGTTACTCACGCCGTCCACCGACACGCCGATCGACTTCCGAGAGATCGTCTACGAACCAGCGCCGAGGTCGCCGAACAACGAAGCGTTCATCCGCCACGACGGCTCGGAATTCGGTCTGATCCTCGAGGGGCGACTCCACGTTCAAGTCGAGTTCGACACCTACGTCCTGGGCGTCGGCGATTCGATCGCCTTCGATTCCTCACGGCCGCATCGTTTTTGGAACGAGGGCCCCGGAATCGCCCGCGCCGCCTGGATATCGAACGCCACCCGCTAG
- a CDS encoding amidase: MQASTHSHASADIVLSPTLTALAGGVRTATHCVDAAIARIGAVDGEVHAWVAVDEDGARAQARLLDALPAERRGPLHGLPVGVKDIVDVRGFPTRCGSAATSTEVVSSDATVVQMLRDAGAVILGKTVTTEFAYFSPGPTANPHRLGHTPGGSSSGSAAAVAAGMAPLAIGTQTAASVTRPAAYCGVHAIVLPRGLVATDGIAGLAESLDSPGLLGSDALGLAAVLDAVLPNGGAVPVSEVLVWRPGPSFGVHTHMLAAVDRIGDHARELGLAVADIDLDAQALALVDAHRRIMAYEAARQSRAATMPRGELSPTLRQLLDDGAALDRVDYERASAYVQTVRREFLDRLRSTNAAILAPAAQGAAPEGLSATGDPVMSRPWQALGLAAATFPVGFCAGLPLGLQLVGADDGRALLRLADTLCRRT, from the coding sequence GTGCAGGCTTCGACCCACAGCCACGCTTCGGCGGACATCGTCCTGTCGCCGACGCTCACGGCACTGGCCGGCGGTGTTCGCACAGCCACCCATTGCGTCGACGCGGCGATCGCGCGGATCGGCGCCGTCGACGGCGAGGTGCATGCATGGGTGGCCGTCGACGAGGACGGCGCCCGCGCACAGGCGCGGCTGCTGGATGCGCTCCCCGCCGAGCGGCGCGGCCCACTGCACGGCCTGCCGGTCGGGGTCAAGGACATCGTCGACGTGCGTGGCTTCCCGACGCGCTGCGGCTCGGCCGCCACCTCGACCGAGGTGGTCTCGTCGGACGCAACCGTGGTGCAAATGTTGCGCGACGCCGGAGCCGTCATCCTCGGGAAGACCGTGACTACGGAGTTCGCGTACTTCTCCCCGGGTCCCACGGCCAACCCGCACCGCCTCGGACACACGCCCGGCGGGTCGAGCTCCGGCTCGGCGGCCGCGGTCGCCGCCGGTATGGCGCCCCTGGCGATCGGGACGCAGACGGCGGCGTCGGTGACGCGGCCCGCCGCATACTGCGGCGTTCACGCGATCGTGCTGCCCCGCGGACTCGTGGCGACCGACGGCATCGCCGGCCTCGCCGAGTCCCTCGATTCCCCCGGCCTGCTGGGCAGCGATGCGCTCGGGTTGGCGGCGGTACTCGACGCGGTTCTGCCGAACGGCGGAGCTGTGCCGGTTTCGGAGGTGCTGGTGTGGCGTCCGGGGCCGTCGTTCGGCGTGCACACGCACATGCTCGCGGCCGTCGACCGCATCGGCGACCACGCCCGTGAACTCGGACTGGCCGTTGCGGATATCGACCTCGACGCCCAGGCGCTGGCTCTGGTCGACGCCCACCGCCGCATCATGGCGTACGAGGCCGCACGTCAGAGCCGGGCCGCCACGATGCCCAGGGGTGAGCTGAGTCCCACGTTGCGGCAACTGCTCGACGACGGCGCCGCACTGGACCGCGTGGACTACGAGCGGGCGTCCGCCTACGTGCAGACCGTCCGACGCGAGTTCCTCGACCGACTGAGGTCCACGAATGCCGCAATCCTGGCGCCCGCCGCTCAGGGCGCAGCGCCGGAGGGGCTTTCGGCGACCGGCGATCCGGTCATGAGCCGACCGTGGCAGGCACTGGGCCTTGCGGCCGCCACCTTCCCCGTCGGCTTCTGCGCCGGTCTGCCGTTGGGACTCCAGCTCGTCGGTGCCGACGACGGGCGTGCGCTCCTGCGGCTCGCCGACACTCTGTGCCGGCGGACATGA
- a CDS encoding ethanolamine utilization protein EutH, protein MALLGNIVIYLMMAFVVVGAISLAFRGDRGIGHEFKEGIYALGPLFVPVAGIMAGLPYLAWFVENVLGRIYEPFGADAAMAATTVIASDMGAYQLAEVTADSTGAWITASVTGFLAGATISYIIPVGLAILDVRDHKYFALGIMSGILTVPVGVLVTMGILLVTGSPVRDTVTTNGPSTALLEGFSIGDVLINLLPVIVVTVAIAAGLYFATRAMITGFIWFGNILNAAIYLVLAVSIVDHVTGFFSTQFTWWGFDPIIADADDQMRALEVVGNIAIVLAGAFPLVYAIRTYLDRPLTAVGTRMGISTEGTAGLLAATTNMLAAFHLIRHMPAKDKVLVVAFGTTCSALIGDHLAFTANFQPNLIAPLMIGKIVAGLIAMLLALRIAIPTAKRIEREQVAAEEADGVAAAGEDSDDPDVAPSRQT, encoded by the coding sequence ATGGCCCTGCTAGGCAACATCGTCATCTATCTGATGATGGCGTTCGTCGTCGTCGGCGCGATCTCCTTGGCCTTCCGCGGCGACCGCGGGATCGGCCATGAGTTCAAGGAGGGCATCTACGCCCTCGGACCCCTGTTCGTCCCCGTCGCGGGCATCATGGCCGGTCTGCCCTACCTGGCCTGGTTCGTGGAGAACGTGCTGGGCCGGATCTACGAGCCGTTCGGAGCCGATGCGGCGATGGCGGCCACGACCGTGATCGCCAGCGACATGGGGGCCTACCAGCTCGCCGAGGTCACCGCGGATTCGACGGGCGCGTGGATCACCGCGTCTGTCACGGGATTCCTTGCCGGCGCGACGATCTCGTACATCATCCCGGTCGGTCTTGCGATCCTCGACGTGCGTGACCACAAGTACTTCGCCCTCGGCATCATGAGCGGCATCCTCACCGTGCCGGTCGGCGTCCTCGTCACGATGGGCATCCTGCTCGTGACCGGCTCGCCGGTGCGTGACACCGTGACCACCAACGGGCCGTCGACGGCGCTTTTGGAGGGCTTCAGCATCGGTGATGTGCTGATCAATCTGCTGCCCGTCATCGTGGTCACCGTCGCGATCGCCGCCGGGCTGTATTTCGCCACCCGCGCGATGATCACCGGGTTCATCTGGTTCGGCAATATCCTCAACGCCGCGATCTACCTGGTACTGGCGGTCTCGATCGTCGACCACGTGACCGGTTTCTTCAGCACGCAGTTCACCTGGTGGGGATTCGACCCCATCATCGCCGACGCCGATGATCAGATGCGGGCACTCGAGGTGGTGGGCAATATCGCCATCGTGTTGGCGGGAGCCTTCCCGCTCGTGTACGCGATCCGCACCTATCTCGACCGGCCACTCACCGCGGTCGGCACGCGGATGGGCATCAGCACCGAAGGCACCGCGGGTCTGCTCGCTGCCACCACCAACATGCTGGCGGCGTTCCATTTGATCCGGCACATGCCCGCCAAGGACAAGGTGCTGGTCGTCGCCTTCGGTACCACCTGCTCGGCCCTCATCGGCGATCACCTCGCGTTCACCGCGAATTTTCAGCCGAACCTGATCGCCCCATTGATGATCGGCAAAATCGTCGCGGGTCTCATCGCGATGCTGCTGGCGTTGCGGATCGCGATCCCGACCGCCAAGCGCATCGAACGCGAACAGGTAGCCGCCGAAGAGGCCGACGGTGTGGCCGCCGCCGGAGAGGACAGCGACGACCCTGACGTCGCTCCATCCCGCCAGACCTGA
- a CDS encoding DUF1116 domain-containing protein: MTGTDANATALQRVLATDPVWTGIVRAAEVVSADRVLFHAGPPFPHWDAVPLPVRNSMALAAVYEGWSATSEDALTALANGDIEYRAAQDHDMVVPLCGVISPSMALHVVADAHSARVKYAALNEGMQHCLRLGTDDREIPRFHHWLNGDYARYLARRVGTPVRLWPFLAQSHTLGDDGHSRTVAASGLFNDLLVDRDTPSDVAEFLGTCGAFALNLWMAAAAVALTAAEGVPDCDLVTRAGGNGSQFGIQIAARPGQWITTTATPPQGPIDAHLEDTEILGAIGDSAVVDVFGLGGQSLTHAPDVRQALAGHLPSDALARPDQLLPATLEAAGGLRTGLSARAVADSGVGPIVLLGLISARGHGRVGGGCYQPPIGLFSECVGR; encoded by the coding sequence ATGACCGGCACCGACGCCAACGCCACCGCCCTGCAGCGCGTCCTCGCCACCGATCCGGTGTGGACCGGGATCGTCCGAGCAGCCGAGGTCGTGTCCGCCGATCGGGTGCTGTTCCACGCCGGGCCCCCGTTTCCGCACTGGGACGCCGTGCCGCTGCCGGTACGCAACTCCATGGCCCTTGCTGCGGTCTACGAGGGATGGTCAGCCACCTCGGAAGACGCGCTGACCGCACTCGCCAACGGTGACATCGAATACCGGGCGGCCCAGGACCATGACATGGTCGTACCGCTGTGCGGGGTGATCTCGCCGTCGATGGCGCTGCATGTCGTCGCCGACGCCCACTCTGCGCGCGTCAAGTACGCCGCTCTGAACGAGGGTATGCAGCACTGTCTGCGTCTGGGCACCGACGACCGCGAGATTCCCCGCTTTCACCATTGGCTCAACGGGGATTACGCCCGGTACCTCGCGCGGCGCGTGGGAACGCCGGTGCGACTGTGGCCTTTCCTCGCTCAATCGCACACACTGGGTGACGACGGGCACTCGCGCACGGTGGCGGCGTCTGGGTTGTTCAACGACCTTCTGGTCGACCGGGATACGCCGTCCGACGTCGCCGAGTTCCTCGGAACGTGCGGTGCATTCGCCCTGAATCTCTGGATGGCCGCCGCCGCGGTCGCCTTGACGGCCGCCGAAGGGGTGCCGGACTGCGATCTGGTCACCCGTGCCGGTGGCAACGGCTCGCAGTTCGGGATCCAGATCGCCGCTCGGCCCGGACAGTGGATCACCACGACCGCGACACCACCGCAGGGGCCGATCGACGCGCACCTCGAAGACACCGAAATCCTCGGCGCGATCGGTGATTCCGCCGTCGTCGACGTCTTCGGCCTCGGTGGACAGTCGCTGACCCACGCCCCCGACGTCCGGCAGGCACTGGCCGGTCATCTGCCGTCCGATGCCCTCGCCCGTCCGGACCAGCTCTTGCCCGCCACACTCGAGGCGGCGGGCGGATTACGCACCGGCCTGTCCGCCCGCGCGGTCGCCGACAGCGGTGTCGGTCCGATCGTGCTGCTCGGTTTGATCTCGGCCCGCGGGCACGGACGCGTAGGCGGTGGGTGCTATCAACCGCCCATCGGTTTGTTCAGCGAATGCGTTGGACGCTAG
- a CDS encoding LLM class F420-dependent oxidoreductase gives MEFGISTFVNDDTIDPVTLARAVEERGFASLVVAEHTHIPASRESPYPEGGDLPSVYYRTLDPFVTLAAAAAVTSQIELVTGIALLIQRDPIITAKEAASIDLISGGRFVFGVGAGWNIEELRHHGTDPKTRGALLDERIEAIKALWTEEPAEYHGKHVDFAPSYSRPKPVQKPHPPIYIGGNSDATVKRVIRHQAGWISNPLPVEQLTHRVEQLRDGAGHDVPLAMFGTPPDPDYWRTAEQLGFGQLALLLPTLSLDESLRKLDEFAALVDRYRG, from the coding sequence ATGGAATTCGGCATCTCGACCTTCGTCAACGACGACACCATCGATCCGGTGACGCTCGCGCGCGCCGTCGAGGAGCGGGGCTTCGCCTCCCTGGTGGTCGCCGAGCACACGCATATCCCCGCAAGTCGGGAGTCGCCGTATCCGGAGGGTGGTGACCTGCCGTCGGTCTACTACCGCACACTCGATCCGTTCGTCACGCTGGCCGCTGCCGCCGCGGTGACCTCACAGATCGAGCTGGTGACCGGCATCGCGCTGCTCATCCAGCGCGATCCGATCATCACGGCCAAGGAGGCGGCGAGCATCGACCTCATCTCCGGGGGCCGGTTCGTGTTCGGCGTCGGTGCCGGCTGGAACATCGAGGAACTGCGCCACCACGGTACGGATCCGAAGACCCGCGGGGCGTTGCTCGACGAACGCATCGAGGCGATCAAAGCGCTGTGGACGGAGGAACCGGCCGAATACCACGGCAAGCACGTCGATTTCGCCCCGTCCTACAGCCGTCCCAAACCGGTGCAGAAACCGCATCCGCCGATCTACATCGGTGGCAACTCCGATGCCACGGTCAAACGCGTGATCCGCCACCAGGCCGGTTGGATCTCCAATCCGCTGCCCGTCGAACAGCTCACCCACCGCGTCGAACAGCTCCGCGACGGCGCCGGTCACGACGTTCCGTTGGCGATGTTCGGCACACCACCGGACCCGGACTACTGGCGCACCGCCGAGCAGCTGGGTTTCGGTCAGTTGGCATTGCTGCTGCCCACCCTGTCGCTCGACGAGTCACTCAGGAAGCTCGACGAATTCGCCGCGCTGGTCGACCGGTACCGCGGCTAG
- a CDS encoding NAD-dependent epimerase/dehydratase family protein — MSVPTKVVVTGGSGRVGRYVVDELSSAFDVTNVDLTKSPADVAYAEGDVTDLESMRRTLEGADAVVHLAAIDYDWKAAPEQYIRVNTMGTWNVLQAAAENNLQKVVLCSSVSACGLSEMRADWAPQSLQVDERHELRPVQAYSVSKQIMETMGRSFATGTDMEVLCLRPLAVVLPETIGEYCEFIDDPDLHWLYYYVHARDVATGFRRALESRGLKFGTFFLSADDTSRPEPTLDWYRDRIGALPEILNPRTFQINPRASIFSNQQARQVLGWEPTTDFPALRAEHGV; from the coding sequence ATGTCAGTCCCCACCAAGGTCGTCGTCACCGGCGGATCGGGACGCGTCGGCCGCTATGTGGTCGACGAACTCTCCTCCGCATTCGACGTGACGAACGTCGATCTGACGAAATCCCCGGCCGATGTCGCCTACGCGGAAGGTGACGTCACCGACCTGGAGAGCATGCGGCGCACGCTCGAGGGCGCCGACGCCGTCGTGCATCTGGCCGCGATCGACTACGACTGGAAGGCCGCCCCGGAGCAGTACATCCGGGTCAACACGATGGGCACGTGGAATGTCCTTCAGGCCGCCGCGGAGAACAACCTCCAGAAGGTGGTGCTGTGCTCGAGCGTGTCCGCCTGTGGACTGTCGGAGATGCGGGCGGACTGGGCACCGCAGAGCCTGCAGGTCGACGAGCGTCACGAACTGCGGCCGGTACAGGCATACAGCGTGAGCAAGCAGATCATGGAGACGATGGGCCGCAGCTTCGCCACCGGAACCGATATGGAGGTGCTGTGCCTGCGGCCGCTCGCGGTGGTGCTGCCGGAGACGATCGGCGAATACTGCGAATTCATCGACGATCCGGATCTGCACTGGTTGTACTACTACGTGCATGCGCGCGACGTCGCCACGGGATTCCGTCGTGCGCTGGAGAGCCGCGGCCTGAAATTCGGCACGTTCTTCCTCAGCGCCGACGACACCTCCCGACCGGAGCCCACCCTCGACTGGTACCGCGACCGTATCGGCGCACTGCCCGAAATCCTCAATCCGCGTACCTTCCAGATCAATCCCCGGGCATCGATCTTCAGCAACCAGCAGGCGCGCCAGGTGCTCGGCTGGGAGCCCACCACCGACTTCCCCGCCCTGCGCGCCGAACACGGCGTCTGA
- a CDS encoding PDR/VanB family oxidoreductase — protein MTAAEPEFVLEVAARRLVGCDIVVLELVAPDRAPLPPWQPGAHLEVNLPAVDGDVMLRQYSLCGDPRLADVYRVAVLALAEGRGGSAYILDNVHPGTTVRVRGPRNHFPLEDAPSYAFVAGGIGITPILAMARATAAAGKPWRAVYLARDRQRLAFADELEALGAGTTIWIDEESGRFDLAGFVGGLPAGTHLYACGPGPMLDALEALHTPQASWRLHLERFAAVSADTSSDAPFDVVLNSSGETLTVPPGCSILSVLRDHGVPIEYSCSEGVCGTCETAVLEGVADHRDAVLSPEEQEANETLMVCVSRSRTPRLVLDI, from the coding sequence GTGACCGCCGCCGAACCCGAGTTCGTGCTCGAGGTGGCCGCCCGGCGCCTGGTGGGTTGCGACATCGTCGTGCTCGAACTCGTCGCACCGGACCGCGCCCCGCTGCCGCCGTGGCAGCCGGGGGCGCACCTCGAGGTCAATCTGCCCGCCGTCGACGGTGACGTCATGCTGCGCCAGTACTCGCTGTGCGGAGATCCGCGGCTGGCCGACGTCTACCGGGTCGCGGTGCTGGCGTTGGCCGAGGGCCGGGGTGGATCGGCGTACATTCTCGACAACGTCCATCCCGGCACGACGGTCCGGGTCCGCGGCCCGCGCAACCACTTTCCGCTCGAGGACGCCCCCTCGTACGCGTTCGTCGCCGGCGGCATCGGGATCACGCCGATCCTGGCGATGGCCCGGGCCACCGCGGCGGCCGGCAAACCGTGGCGGGCGGTGTACCTGGCGCGTGATCGGCAACGCCTGGCCTTCGCCGACGAACTCGAAGCCCTGGGTGCCGGCACCACCATCTGGATCGACGAGGAATCCGGCCGGTTCGACCTGGCCGGGTTCGTCGGCGGGCTACCGGCAGGCACGCACCTGTACGCGTGCGGACCCGGTCCGATGCTCGACGCCCTCGAGGCGCTACATACTCCGCAGGCGTCCTGGCGTCTGCACCTGGAGCGATTCGCGGCCGTCAGTGCGGATACCAGTTCCGATGCGCCGTTCGACGTGGTCCTCAACAGCAGCGGTGAGACGCTCACCGTCCCACCGGGCTGCTCGATCCTGTCGGTACTCCGCGACCACGGTGTGCCGATCGAGTACTCGTGCTCCGAAGGCGTCTGCGGGACCTGCGAAACCGCGGTGCTCGAGGGCGTTGCCGACCACCGCGATGCGGTGCTGTCGCCGGAGGAGCAGGAAGCCAACGAGACGTTGATGGTCTGCGTCTCCCGGTCGCGTACTCCGCGACTGGTTCTCGATATCTGA